The following DNA comes from bacterium.
CCCCTTCGGCGATTCGTGTTCGACGTCCGGCATGCGCGTCGGCAGGAGCAGGTCTTGAGTGATTTCATCAGGATTCGCGGCGCCAGGCAGCACAATCTCAAGGCCTGTGACGTGGACATCGTTCGCGGGGCGCTGACCGCCGTGTCGGGCGTGTCCGGGTCCGGCAAGTCGTCGCTCGTCTTCGACACCCTCTACGCCGAGGGACAGCGCTGCTACGTCGAATCGCTGTCGGCCTACGCCCGCCAGTTCCTCGCCCGGATGCCCAAGCCCGACGTGGACTCGATCGACGGCATCAGCCCCGCCATCGCGATCGAGCAGCGCAATGCAGCGCGCAGCGGCCGCAGCACGGTGGGGACAGTCACCGAGATCAACGACTATCTGCGCGTGCTCTTCGCGCGCATCGGGCGCATCACCTGTCCCGATTGCCGGACGCGCGTCGCCCCGGAAACCCCTGCCTCGGTCTGGCGTCGCGCGAGACGCGAGTGGCCCGACGCGAACGTCCTCGTCGCCTATCCCCAGGTGATCAGTCGGGAGGGCTCGCGCAGCGGCTGGGCCGAACCGCTGCTGGCGCAGGGGTTCCGGCGGGCCGTGGTCGGCGGCGAGCTGCTGCGTCTCGACGAGGCCGACGCCGAAGGCGCTCCCGCCCCGGCCGCCGGCGAGGAAGTCGACGTGGTCCTGGACCGCATCGCGCTCGAGCCCCGTCAGCGTTCGCGTTTCACCGAAGCGGTCGAGATGGCCTTCCGGCAGGCCAACGGCTGGTGCGGCCTGCGCCGGGCGGACGACCTGGCGGTCGCTCTGGCTTTCTCCTCGCGACTGGTCTGCAATTCCTGCGGACGCGAATTCCCCGCACCGACGCCTCATCTCTTCTCCTTCAACTCGCCCCAGGGAGCCTGTCCCGACTGCAACGGTTTCGGCAACCGGCTGGAATTCGACGAGGAACTCGTCGTTCCCGACGATTCCCTCTCCCTGCTGGACGGCGCGGTCAAGCCCTGGCGGACCGAGACGTTCGCGCGCACCCACGCAGCCATGATCCGGTTCTGCCGCCAGGAGAAGATCCCCGTGGACGTTCCCTGGCGCCGGTTGACCGCGGCTCAGAGGCGCGTCGTGCTGGAGACCCGCGCTAAGGGCTATGCCGGCGTGCTGCCCTTCCTGGAGGACATGCGCCGGAAGATGAAGAAAGGTCACCACCGCTTCTTCACGCGGCGTTTCATGGGAGACACCAGATGCCGCACCTGCGGCGGCAGCAGGCTGCGGCGGGAGGCCCTCGCGGTCAAGGTCGGCGGGCTGGACCTCGGCGTCCTCTCGCGCCTTTCGCTGAACGATGCCTTGCGGCGCGTGGAAGGCCTGCGCATGTCCCGGGCGGATCTGCAGGCCGCGGGCGACGTGCGCGACGAGATCGTGCACCGGCTGCGCTTCCTCGTCAGGGTGGGGCTGGGTTATCTCACGCTCGACCGCCTGACCCGCACGCTCTCGGGAGGGGAGGCGCAGCGCATACATCTGGCCAACGCCATCGGCTCGCGTCTGACCGACACGCTCTACGTGCTCGACGAACCGACGACGGGCCTGCACGCCGCGGACGTCGATCGTCTCATCGGGACGCTCAGGGATCTTGTCGATGCCGGCAACACGGTCGTCGTCGTCGAGCACGACCTGGCGGTCCTCAACGCCGCCTCCTATTTGATCGAACTCGGGCCCGGCGCCGGCCTGGACGGCGGCGAGGTGGTCTACCAGGGATCGGTCGCGGATCTGATCGCCGCCGGCGGGACGCTGACCGCCGACTACCT
Coding sequences within:
- the uvrA gene encoding excinuclease ABC subunit UvrA; translated protein: MSDFIRIRGARQHNLKACDVDIVRGALTAVSGVSGSGKSSLVFDTLYAEGQRCYVESLSAYARQFLARMPKPDVDSIDGISPAIAIEQRNAARSGRSTVGTVTEINDYLRVLFARIGRITCPDCRTRVAPETPASVWRRARREWPDANVLVAYPQVISREGSRSGWAEPLLAQGFRRAVVGGELLRLDEADAEGAPAPAAGEEVDVVLDRIALEPRQRSRFTEAVEMAFRQANGWCGLRRADDLAVALAFSSRLVCNSCGREFPAPTPHLFSFNSPQGACPDCNGFGNRLEFDEELVVPDDSLSLLDGAVKPWRTETFARTHAAMIRFCRQEKIPVDVPWRRLTAAQRRVVLETRAKGYAGVLPFLEDMRRKMKKGHHRFFTRRFMGDTRCRTCGGSRLRREALAVKVGGLDLGVLSRLSLNDALRRVEGLRMSRADLQAAGDVRDEIVHRLRFLVRVGLGYLTLDRLTRTLSGGEAQRIHLANAIGSRLTDTLYVLDEPTTGLHAADVDRLIGTLRDLVDAGNTVVVVEHDLAVLNAASYLIELGPGAGLDGGEVVYQGSVADLIAAGGTLTADYLRGDRTLPAPLSARDGDTMRLVVKGARKHNLRNIDVAVPLERLVCLTGVSGSGKSTLLDDCLYDGLTGKVAGGKERWRAFTGFQGAHGIDKVILVDQSPVGKSSRSNPATYLGFLAPIREMFAATPDARARGFAAGRFSFNTAGGRCPECQGLGEYRVEMHFMADICVPCEVCGGSRFNPATLEVKFRGHTMANILTMTVDEALAFFRRENLVREKLWVLKKVGLGYLTLGQSATTLSGGESQRLKIARELASPGGRHNLYLLDEPTTGLHIHDVAGLVKVLHDLVKQGHTVVVIEHNLDLIERADWIIDLGPGGGADGGGLVGCGTPADLARNKASVTGRYLRARARADGAPAKGRP